One Gadus morhua chromosome 1, gadMor3.0, whole genome shotgun sequence DNA segment encodes these proteins:
- the LOC115552475 gene encoding keratin, type II cytoskeletal 8 isoform X1, protein MSLRSKHGSIQKGRYSGYSGGFSSMSLGSNSGPRASSFSSPGGAPIKAVSVNLNLLTRLNVAIDPEIQVIRTHEKNEIKGLNNRFASLIDKVRFLEQQNKMLETKWKLLSEQSDEESKLEPMLKGYIANLQRQLDTIGNDKERLCQENDVMHKYVDDYKNQYEEEINKRNGAENDFVMIKKDVDAGYLTRVDLEDRLAGMTDENHFLIAFYETELEELRESMKDTSVVLQMDNARGLDMSQIVAEVKAQYEQIAARGRAEAEVAYKTKFDQMAIQADQYSHELRQTKSEIADLTRLIGRVQSEIQSAKGQESSLEKQVSEAEDKGQTATRDADGRIRDLEVAVQRAKQDMARQLREYQELMNIKLALDIEISTYSKLLEGEEDRIGQQAVVSIQTLAYKRVKEMNEISKQDRSPPIVYKVVETQDNITSYD, encoded by the exons ATGAGTTTGAGATCAAAGCATGGCAGCATCCAGAAGGGTCGATACTCCGGATACTCAGGGGGCTTCAGCAGCATGTCTCTGGGGTCCAACTCTGGCCCCAGAGCCAGCAGCTTCTCCTCCCCCGGAGGCGCCCCTATCAAAGCTGTGTCCGTCAACCTCAATCTGCTCACCCGACTCAACGTGGCCATAGACCCCGAAATCCAAGTCATCCGCACCCATGAGAAGAACGAGATCAAGGGCCTCAATAATCGCTTTGCGTCCTTAATTGATAAG GTCAGATTCCTAGAGCAACAGAACAAGATGCTAGAGACCAAGTGGAAACTGCTGAGTGAACAGTCCGATGAAGAGTCTAAACTAGAGCCGATGCTGAAGGGCTACATTGCCAACCTGCAGAGACAGTTGGACACGATCGGCAACGACAAGGAAAGGCTGTGCCAGGAGAACGATGTTATGCACAAATATGTGGATGACTACAAGAACCA ATACGAGGAGGAGATCAACAAGAGGAACGGTGCAGAGAATGATTTTGTCATGATTAAAAAG GATGTGGATGCTGGCTATTTGACCAGGGTGGATCTGGAGGATAGGTTGGCTGGCATGACTGACGAAAACCACTTTCTCATTGCCTTCTATGAAACG gagctggaggagctgcgggAGAGCATGAAGGACACCTCGGTGGTGTTGCAGATGGACAACGCCCGCGGTCTGGACATGAGTCAGATCGTGGCCGAGGTCAAGGCCCAGTACGAGCAGATCGCCGCCCGCGGCCGCGCCGAGGCCGAGGTGGCGTACAAAACCAAG TTTGACCAGATGGCTATCCAGGCAGACCAGTACAGCCACGAGCTACGTCAGACTAAGTCGGAGATCGCTGATCTCACCCGTCTGATCGGCCGCGTGCAGAGTGAGATCCAGTCGGCCAAGGGGCAG GAATCCTCGCTTGAGAAACAAGTGTCGGAGGCAGAGGACAAAGGGCAGACGGCCACGAGGGACGCCGACGGCCGCATCAGGGACCTGGAGGTGGCCGTGCAGAGAGCTAAGCAGGACATGGCCCGCCAGCTCCGGGAGTACCAGGAGCTGATGAACATCAAGCTAGCCCTGGACATCGAGATCTCCACCTACAGTAAACTGCTGGAGGGTGAAGaggacag GATTGGTCAACAGGCTGTGGTCAGCATTCAGACTTTGGCCTACAAAC
- the abtb1 gene encoding ankyrin repeat and BTB/POZ domain-containing protein 1, which yields MDGYELFSSCKKGDISRVRYLVEERDVDINLRDKWDCTPLYCACLCGHEELVQYLLAHGAKCEANTFDGERCVYGSLKDSIRRLLKEHKCITAKTMQRDYFDYFLHMILEQGQHSDVKFMIHGEIFLAHRCVLSARSEYFTTMFETKWKGKNLITLKHPLINPAAFGALLQYIYTGRMDINVSFIEDCRLLAKQCKMDDLTEDLQHKCKQVYEYVSNKPGICVKVLTLGPHSDRLQEHMLQLAVGALPAELRVGCGQLPFIITDDYPTYPDIAFKVEGYNFLCHKAFFCGRSDYFKAMLEDHFSEGEILTTQPNVPVLTLHNISYEVFICLLYYIYGDDTELFPDNVLDMLYVADMYLLPGLKRLCGAALAKTVCEDNVLEIWKTAKLFSLSRLEDQCKELMAKIIEKLVNSAEFAEMIQEDARSVVDRQDMDSIPLVDDIRYHITTNVQTYSAIEEANQKLQVLEQLLVSIGLEC from the exons ATGGACGGATACGAGTTATTTTCCAGCTGCAAGAAGGGGGACATTTCTAGAGTCAG GTATCTTGTTGAAGAACGAGACGTGGACATTAATTTGAGGGATAAATGGGACTGCACCCCACT GTATTGTGCTTGCCTCTGTGGTCATGAAGAACTTGTCCAGTACCTGTTGGCTCATG GTGCCAAATGCGAAGCCAACACATTCGatggagagaggtgtgtgtacGGCTCCCTGAAAGACTCTATTCGACGTCTGCTCAAAGAACACAAGTGCATTACTGCCAAAACAATGCAACGGGACTACTTTGACTACTTCCTGCACAT GATACTTGAGCAGGGACAGCACAGTGATGTAAAGTTCATGATCCATGGCGAGATATTCCTGGCTCACCGCTGTGTTCTCAGCGCACGATCCGAGTACTTCACGACAATGTTTGAAACCAAGTGGAAAGGAAAGAACTTGATCACACTCAAACACCCTTTG ATAAACCCTGCAGCTTTTGGAGCGCTCCTGCAGTATATCTACACAG GACGCATGGACATCAACGTAAGCTTTATTGAAGACTGCAGACTGCTGGCTAAACAGTGTAAAATGGATGACCTTACAGAGGACCTTCAGCATAAATGTAAACAGGTGTATGAATATG TTTCCAATAAACCTGGAATTTGTGTGAAGGTCCTTACCCTTGGACCTCACAGCGATCGGCTGCAGGAACATATGCTGCAGCTGGCAGTGGGTGCCCTGCCTGCAGAATTAAGA GTTGGATGTGGTCAGCTTCCTTTTATCATAACCGATGACTACCCCACTTACCCGGACATTGCCTTCAAAGTGGAAGGGTACAATTTCTTATGTCACAAG GCATTTTTCTGCGGACGTAGCGACTACTTTAAAGCTATGTTGGAGGACCATTTCAGTGAGGGAGAAATACTGACCACCCAGCCCAACGTCCCAGTGCTCACGCTCCACAACATCTCCTACGAAGTGTTTATCTGCCTCCTTTACTACATCTACGGTGATGATACTGAG TTATTCCCCGACAACGTGCTGGACATGTTGTACGTGGCCGACATGTATCTGCTCCCAGGCCTGAAGCGCCTGTGTGGAGCCGCGCTGGCTAAGACTGTATGTGAGGACAATGTTCTGGAGATCTGGAAGACGGCCAAGCTCTTCAGCCTTTCGCGCCTGGAGGACCAGTGCAAAGAGCTGATGGCCAAGATCATAGAGAAG CTTGTGAACAGTGCTGAGTTTGCAGAGATGATCCAAGAGGATGCTAGGTCTGTAGTGGATCGCCAGGATATGGACTCCATCCCTCTGGTGGACGACATCCGCTACCACATCACCACTAACGTCCAGACGTACAGTGCCATCGAGGAGGCCAACCAGAAACTGCAAGTGCTGGAGCAGCTACTGGTCAGTATCGGACTCGAGTGTTAA
- the LOC115552424 gene encoding sodium- and chloride-dependent taurine transporter isoform X2 — MAQKEKLQCLKDFHKDTLKPSPGKSPGTRPEDEAEGRAPQREKWSSKLDFVLSVAGGFVGLGNVWRFPYLCYKNGGGAFLIPYFIFLFGGGLPVFFLEVALGQYTSEGGITCWAKICPIFTGIGYASVVIVSLLNIYYIVILAWGLYYLIQCFQPELPWAKCNQPWNTPQCVEDTVRRNKTLWLAANITNFTSPVTEFWERNVLSISTGIEDVGTLKWDLALCLLAVWVICFFCIWKGVKSTGKVVYITATFPFVMLIILLVRGVTLPGASEGIKFYLYPDLNRLQDPEVWIDAGTQIFFSYAICLGAMTSLGSYNKYRYNCYRDCLLLGGLNSGTSFVSGFAIFSVLGFMAQEQGVDIADVAESGPGLAFIAYPKAVSMMPMPTFWAILFFIMLLLLGLDSQFVEVEGQITSIVDLYPSFLRKGYRREIFIAIMCSISYLLGLAMVTNGGMYVFQLFDYYAASGVCLLWVAFFECIAVSWVYGVDNFYDAIEDMIGYRPNSWMKWSWSVITPVLCASCFVFSLAKYKPLTYNKVYEYPDWSIGLGWSLALTSMICIPMVMVIKILQSEGPLIERIKAVAAPVKGGGSSRPKEYIVKDSELVQPLDPNGNKGLIKPTHTIVETMM; from the exons ATGGCACAAAAGGAGAAACTCCAATGTTTGAAGGACTTCCACAAGGACACCCTAAAACCCTCCCCGGGCAAGAGCCCGGGCACACGGCCCGAAGACGAGGCAGAGGGCCGGGCTCCCCAGAGGGAGAAGTGGTCTAGCAAGCTTGACTTTGTCCTGTCGGTGGCTGGCGGCTTTGTGGGTTTAGGGAACGTGTGGCGTTTCCCGTACCTTTGCTATAAAAATGGTGGAG GTGCATTTCTCATACCCTACTTCATATTCTTGTTTGGGGGAGGCCTGCCTGTGTTCTTCTTGGAAGTGGCTCTGGGCCAGTACACCTCTGAGGGAGGGATCACCTGCTGGGCTAAGATCTGCCCCATCTTCACTG GCATTGGCTACGCCTCCGTTGTGATCGTCTCTCTCCTCAACATCTACTACATCGTGATCCTGGCCTGGGGACTGTACTACCTGATCCAGTGCTTCCAGCCGGAGCTCCCCTGGGCCAAGTGCAACCAGCCCTGGAACACACCGCAGTGTGTGGAGGACACGGTCCGCAGGAACAAGACCCTCTGGCTGGCCGCCAACATTACCAACTTCACTTCCCCGGTCACTGAGTTCTGGGA ACGCAATGTCCTGAGCATCTCCACTGGAATCGAGGACGTTGGCACTCTGAAATGGGACctggctctgtgtctcctcGCTGTCTGGGTTATATGCTTTTTCTGCATCTGGAAGGGAGTCAAGTCTACTGGAAAA GTGGTGTATATAACGGCAACTTTCCCATTTGTAATGCTGATTATTTTACTGGTGCGAGGGGTGACCCTGCCGGGGGCATCTGAAGGGATCAAGTTTTATCTTTACCCGGACCTTAACCGCCTGCAGGATCCAGAG GTGTGGATCGATGCCGGGACGCAGATCTTCTTCTCCTACGCCATTTGTCTGGGAGCCATGACGTCTCTGGGGAGCTACAACAAATACAGATACAACTGCTACAG GGACTGTTTGCTGCTGGGAGGCCTGAACAGCGGTACCAGCTTTGTGTCTGGCTTCGCTATATTTTCCGTCCTGGGCTTCATGGCACAAGAGCAAGGGGTGGACATTGCCGATGTGGCAGAGTCAG GTCCCGGTTTGGCCTTCATCGCCTACCCGAAGGCCGTGTCCATGATGCCAATGCCTACCTTCTGGGCCATCTTGTTCTTTATCATGCTTCTGCTTCTGGGCCTGGACAGTCAG TTTGTTGAAGTGGAAGGACAGATCACCTCCATCGTGGATCTGTATCCATCTTTCCTAAGGAAGGGCTACCGGCGGGAGATCTTCATTGCGATCATGTGTTCCATCAGCTATCTTCTCGGACTCGCCATGGTTACAAAC GGTGGCATGTATGTGTTTCAACTCTTTGACTACTATGCAGCCAGCGGTGTGTGCCTTTTGTGGGTTGCATTCTTCGAATGCATCGCTGTATCCTGGGTTTACG GCGTGGACAACTTCTATGACGCAATCGAGGATATGATTGGCTACCGACCAAACTCATGGATGAAATGGAGCTGGTCTGTCATCACTCCCGTCCTCTGCGCG AGTTGCTTTGTGTTCTCCCTGGCGAAGTACAAGCCTCTGACGTATAACAAGGTGTACGAGTACCCCGATTGGTCCATTGGCTTGGGCTGGTCTTTGGCCCTGACATCCATGATCTGCATCCCCATGGTGATGGTCATCAAGATCCTTCAGTCTGAGGGACCTCTGATCGAG AGAATCAAAGCAGTGGCGGCGCCCGTGAAAGGAGGGGGCAGCTCCCGGCCCAAGGAGTACATTGTGAAGGACAGCGAGCTAGTGCAGCCCCTGGACCCCAACGGGAACAAAGGCTTGATCAAGCCCACCCACACCATTGTCGAGACGATGATGTGA
- the LOC115552475 gene encoding keratin, type II cytoskeletal 8 isoform X2, with translation MSLRSKHGSIQKGRYSGYSGGFSSMSLGSNSGPRASSFSSPGGAPIKAVSVNLNLLTRLNVAIDPEIQVIRTHEKNEIKGLNNRFASLIDKVRFLEQQNKMLETKWKLLSEQSDEESKLEPMLKGYIANLQRQLDTIGNDKERLCQENDVMHKYVDDYKNQYEEEINKRNGAENDFVMIKKDVDAGYLTRVDLEDRLAGMTDENHFLIAFYETELEELRESMKDTSVVLQMDNARGLDMSQIVAEVKAQYEQIAARGRAEAEVAYKTKFDQMAIQADQYSHELRQTKSEIADLTRLIGRVQSEIQSAKGQESSLEKQVSEAEDKGQTATRDADGRIRDLEVAVQRAKQDMARQLREYQELMNIKLALDIEISTYSKLLEGEEDRIGQQAVVSIQTLAYKRVKEMNEISKQDRSPPIVYKKPDQ, from the exons ATGAGTTTGAGATCAAAGCATGGCAGCATCCAGAAGGGTCGATACTCCGGATACTCAGGGGGCTTCAGCAGCATGTCTCTGGGGTCCAACTCTGGCCCCAGAGCCAGCAGCTTCTCCTCCCCCGGAGGCGCCCCTATCAAAGCTGTGTCCGTCAACCTCAATCTGCTCACCCGACTCAACGTGGCCATAGACCCCGAAATCCAAGTCATCCGCACCCATGAGAAGAACGAGATCAAGGGCCTCAATAATCGCTTTGCGTCCTTAATTGATAAG GTCAGATTCCTAGAGCAACAGAACAAGATGCTAGAGACCAAGTGGAAACTGCTGAGTGAACAGTCCGATGAAGAGTCTAAACTAGAGCCGATGCTGAAGGGCTACATTGCCAACCTGCAGAGACAGTTGGACACGATCGGCAACGACAAGGAAAGGCTGTGCCAGGAGAACGATGTTATGCACAAATATGTGGATGACTACAAGAACCA ATACGAGGAGGAGATCAACAAGAGGAACGGTGCAGAGAATGATTTTGTCATGATTAAAAAG GATGTGGATGCTGGCTATTTGACCAGGGTGGATCTGGAGGATAGGTTGGCTGGCATGACTGACGAAAACCACTTTCTCATTGCCTTCTATGAAACG gagctggaggagctgcgggAGAGCATGAAGGACACCTCGGTGGTGTTGCAGATGGACAACGCCCGCGGTCTGGACATGAGTCAGATCGTGGCCGAGGTCAAGGCCCAGTACGAGCAGATCGCCGCCCGCGGCCGCGCCGAGGCCGAGGTGGCGTACAAAACCAAG TTTGACCAGATGGCTATCCAGGCAGACCAGTACAGCCACGAGCTACGTCAGACTAAGTCGGAGATCGCTGATCTCACCCGTCTGATCGGCCGCGTGCAGAGTGAGATCCAGTCGGCCAAGGGGCAG GAATCCTCGCTTGAGAAACAAGTGTCGGAGGCAGAGGACAAAGGGCAGACGGCCACGAGGGACGCCGACGGCCGCATCAGGGACCTGGAGGTGGCCGTGCAGAGAGCTAAGCAGGACATGGCCCGCCAGCTCCGGGAGTACCAGGAGCTGATGAACATCAAGCTAGCCCTGGACATCGAGATCTCCACCTACAGTAAACTGCTGGAGGGTGAAGaggacag GATTGGTCAACAGGCTGTGGTCAGCATTCAGACTTTGGCCTACAAAC
- the LOC115552424 gene encoding sodium- and chloride-dependent taurine transporter isoform X1, translating to MKEIMAQKEKLQCLKDFHKDTLKPSPGKSPGTRPEDEAEGRAPQREKWSSKLDFVLSVAGGFVGLGNVWRFPYLCYKNGGGAFLIPYFIFLFGGGLPVFFLEVALGQYTSEGGITCWAKICPIFTGIGYASVVIVSLLNIYYIVILAWGLYYLIQCFQPELPWAKCNQPWNTPQCVEDTVRRNKTLWLAANITNFTSPVTEFWERNVLSISTGIEDVGTLKWDLALCLLAVWVICFFCIWKGVKSTGKVVYITATFPFVMLIILLVRGVTLPGASEGIKFYLYPDLNRLQDPEVWIDAGTQIFFSYAICLGAMTSLGSYNKYRYNCYRDCLLLGGLNSGTSFVSGFAIFSVLGFMAQEQGVDIADVAESGPGLAFIAYPKAVSMMPMPTFWAILFFIMLLLLGLDSQFVEVEGQITSIVDLYPSFLRKGYRREIFIAIMCSISYLLGLAMVTNGGMYVFQLFDYYAASGVCLLWVAFFECIAVSWVYGVDNFYDAIEDMIGYRPNSWMKWSWSVITPVLCASCFVFSLAKYKPLTYNKVYEYPDWSIGLGWSLALTSMICIPMVMVIKILQSEGPLIERIKAVAAPVKGGGSSRPKEYIVKDSELVQPLDPNGNKGLIKPTHTIVETMM from the exons ATGAAGGAAAT CATGGCACAAAAGGAGAAACTCCAATGTTTGAAGGACTTCCACAAGGACACCCTAAAACCCTCCCCGGGCAAGAGCCCGGGCACACGGCCCGAAGACGAGGCAGAGGGCCGGGCTCCCCAGAGGGAGAAGTGGTCTAGCAAGCTTGACTTTGTCCTGTCGGTGGCTGGCGGCTTTGTGGGTTTAGGGAACGTGTGGCGTTTCCCGTACCTTTGCTATAAAAATGGTGGAG GTGCATTTCTCATACCCTACTTCATATTCTTGTTTGGGGGAGGCCTGCCTGTGTTCTTCTTGGAAGTGGCTCTGGGCCAGTACACCTCTGAGGGAGGGATCACCTGCTGGGCTAAGATCTGCCCCATCTTCACTG GCATTGGCTACGCCTCCGTTGTGATCGTCTCTCTCCTCAACATCTACTACATCGTGATCCTGGCCTGGGGACTGTACTACCTGATCCAGTGCTTCCAGCCGGAGCTCCCCTGGGCCAAGTGCAACCAGCCCTGGAACACACCGCAGTGTGTGGAGGACACGGTCCGCAGGAACAAGACCCTCTGGCTGGCCGCCAACATTACCAACTTCACTTCCCCGGTCACTGAGTTCTGGGA ACGCAATGTCCTGAGCATCTCCACTGGAATCGAGGACGTTGGCACTCTGAAATGGGACctggctctgtgtctcctcGCTGTCTGGGTTATATGCTTTTTCTGCATCTGGAAGGGAGTCAAGTCTACTGGAAAA GTGGTGTATATAACGGCAACTTTCCCATTTGTAATGCTGATTATTTTACTGGTGCGAGGGGTGACCCTGCCGGGGGCATCTGAAGGGATCAAGTTTTATCTTTACCCGGACCTTAACCGCCTGCAGGATCCAGAG GTGTGGATCGATGCCGGGACGCAGATCTTCTTCTCCTACGCCATTTGTCTGGGAGCCATGACGTCTCTGGGGAGCTACAACAAATACAGATACAACTGCTACAG GGACTGTTTGCTGCTGGGAGGCCTGAACAGCGGTACCAGCTTTGTGTCTGGCTTCGCTATATTTTCCGTCCTGGGCTTCATGGCACAAGAGCAAGGGGTGGACATTGCCGATGTGGCAGAGTCAG GTCCCGGTTTGGCCTTCATCGCCTACCCGAAGGCCGTGTCCATGATGCCAATGCCTACCTTCTGGGCCATCTTGTTCTTTATCATGCTTCTGCTTCTGGGCCTGGACAGTCAG TTTGTTGAAGTGGAAGGACAGATCACCTCCATCGTGGATCTGTATCCATCTTTCCTAAGGAAGGGCTACCGGCGGGAGATCTTCATTGCGATCATGTGTTCCATCAGCTATCTTCTCGGACTCGCCATGGTTACAAAC GGTGGCATGTATGTGTTTCAACTCTTTGACTACTATGCAGCCAGCGGTGTGTGCCTTTTGTGGGTTGCATTCTTCGAATGCATCGCTGTATCCTGGGTTTACG GCGTGGACAACTTCTATGACGCAATCGAGGATATGATTGGCTACCGACCAAACTCATGGATGAAATGGAGCTGGTCTGTCATCACTCCCGTCCTCTGCGCG AGTTGCTTTGTGTTCTCCCTGGCGAAGTACAAGCCTCTGACGTATAACAAGGTGTACGAGTACCCCGATTGGTCCATTGGCTTGGGCTGGTCTTTGGCCCTGACATCCATGATCTGCATCCCCATGGTGATGGTCATCAAGATCCTTCAGTCTGAGGGACCTCTGATCGAG AGAATCAAAGCAGTGGCGGCGCCCGTGAAAGGAGGGGGCAGCTCCCGGCCCAAGGAGTACATTGTGAAGGACAGCGAGCTAGTGCAGCCCCTGGACCCCAACGGGAACAAAGGCTTGATCAAGCCCACCCACACCATTGTCGAGACGATGATGTGA